In the Populus trichocarpa isolate Nisqually-1 chromosome 1, P.trichocarpa_v4.1, whole genome shotgun sequence genome, AGTTCAAGACTTGGAGATGGGATTTGAAAAGATTGTTAAGATAGCTCATTCTCGTGGGAGTAAGTTCTCATTTTGCTAAAGATGAATTTCAAGCTTACTTGCAAGTActgtttcattaaattttaatttataagctGCAGCATGCAAACGGCAGGATGCCCTGTCAAAATTGAAAGCTGAGGTTAGTTTGTGTAAGTTATTTTCTTGATTGCAAGTACTAGCTAAAGATCCTACTGTTCAAGACGATTTGCTCACTTTATTTGGTGCTGCAACATTTTTTTACTTGCATCTGAAGAGGAAGCAATCGGTGCAAGGGATGGGCAATTTTCTTAGAGTGGTGACATCCATACCGGGCATTGATAACCATGACGCAAATGCTGTAAATTCATACTTTCCAGCCAATTACTTTAAGATTccttataattctttttaatagtaTTACTGCATCTGTGTTTTCTTCCTTATCAGGTCCTCACAGTTTCTGCCAGGCATAAGTTTAGTTCTAGCCTGCTCCTCATagtattttgttatttgaaGTGTTCCCAAGTACATTGTTTACAAAATTCTCATTTACATGAGAGTATTAATGTTGCTTCGAACAACAAATTATTGTAGCATGGAAGAAATCAGAAGCCCATCTACGTGTCTTTAGGCAGTACCATttcatatttgtgtttttgatcTGTGAATTATCAATATGCCATTCCCTTGGAATGATcattaacaaaatcaaagatcCAGAAAAGTCTAATGTACTTCACATTTAAAATCTCCCTGGTATATATTTAATGTCTTTTCCTCTTTGCTGTTCTTAGACTTTCCTGGTGCTCATATATCTATTATATTTGGAAGGAACAAATAGGAGAAACCATGATGATAAGGACCAGTCTGCTGAAGTTCTTAAGGATATGATTGTTTCTTGTCAATCTTAGATAGCATAAAACTAAAATCCTAGACAGTGCTTTAGCTAAATCCCAGGTATACTGCACCGTGTGGTGTAGTCGGGGACTGCAGTGAAGTAATTTAGTGTTGTGGTCGAAGTTTGtatagccttttcttttcttcttcgatGTGACAAGTCTCTAAGCAATCCTTTGAGCTGCTTTACAGTTTTGTAGGATTAAACTTGCTCCCATCTTAGTTGGTTTTCCGGTTAATGGCATTTTCATTCATAAAAGCTCCCTGataaggttatttttttccttgcaaattGTCCTTGTAAAAGATACACATTGAGAAACTGCTGACTGTTAAGTTGAGTTTTGTTGTCATGGTTGAAGTTCTGGGAGGCAAACCCTTTTCAGTTAACACctctttcttctattttcagCTCAATCAGGCTATTGGTTCGATTGAAGCGATTGCCAAGGCATCCAAGGGATATATTCTAGAGAACACAGATCTTTCAGCTGACAACGCCGAGACGGTCACTAAGTTCTTCAGAGATCCAAAATTTTACCTAGGTCCAAAAATCAATTGATAGAAGAATCAGTTTTTAACTCGAACAAACTCTAGAGTCAGTAATTTTCACCTTTAGCATCCGATTTCCTTGGATCAGTAAACtttgactaaaaatataaaatactattgCATATACGATAAAGCTATAAAAATCAAGTAGTTCAATTGAGATCATTGATTGATAGAAAAGTGAAAGCTTTCTGATGTTCGACCATGGTTTATCAAGAGTCTGCAGCATTTTATTGCTTTGAGAGAATATGAATGATCTTGCTGTTGCTGAATGAATCAATGCATGGAGCTTCCTCTACTGCTAGTTTGCTACCGTGGTTTCTTTTACTGTTCTTTCTCATGCTCTTATAATTCCCACCTGGGTATAGCTTTTCAAATTGTGGAAGTTTTTGGAGGCACACCATCAATTGCACTGAAAGTAAAGGAAAGAGAAGACATTCAGCATTAAAATTTCAGTAGGAGATTCTCTTATGCTagctgtttatttatttttgtgttttaaaaataattttgaaaaaattaaatttttttttatattttttaaattaatattttttagtgtttttagattattttaatgcgttgatgttaaagatgatttttaaaaaataaaaaaaatattattttaatatatttttaagtgaaaaacactttgaaaaataaccgcaaTTACATTCTCAAACACGCTTTTGAAGGCATATCAAAATAGTCCCcccagaaaataaataaataaataaataattagatattttaacTATTTGAACTTGTATagtaatttatagttttttagctatttgtttaataaaatattttcttaattatatgcaTTATACTttagaataaaaactaattatatatattttttctattattaaagtaaaaaatttatattttattacgatatttcaatcatttttggaatttatttaaaaaaggttacaaaaaataataccgtaaaattagtttaatttatacacttgatttgattttagtCTGTTAACATCTAATAtaacatttaagttttttaaattaatatgtatatcatgaataattttcataatattatttaatgaaaggtaaataatttgtttaaggaaataaagagagaatatttgtttttttaaaaaaaagtggcGCCAGGCCCGCGTGTGACTGGGCCGAGCGCTGCAGGCCCTCATAAGTTAAAACAGAAGAGAGAACTTGCAAACGACGCCGCCGGAGGAGGCACCTTCTCTCGTGTTTATAAATCTCTCTTCTCTCTATCGACGCTCCTACTCTGAGAAGGACCAGTCTTTGTCTTCTCCAGCCTTCCTACGGTTAGCTCAGCTCAGCTCCAGTGATAAAAGCGGAAGTAAAAAGTagtaaagaagagaagagaaggatgtttttccacatagtgtTGGAGAGGAACATGCAATTGCACCCTCGCTTCTTTGGGCGCAACCTCCGCGAGAATATTGTCTCCAAGCTCATGAAAGATGTCGAGGGCACTTGCAGGCATGTTTCTTTTCAACATTatgctttcttttcttgattttctttcaatttatccACTGCAATTGGAGTTGAACCaaagttagggttttttctttattattgttaGGATCGTTTTGATGATAAAAACCTCGTAAGACTTGATACTGAGAGTGGGtttttgaaaagacaaaaaaaagaagggaatttAAGTTCATGATGAATTTAATTGCCTGTATATTTGGTGACCCATGAAACAAAgagcacccaaaaaaaaaaggtcagtgaaaaaaaattgcatctttaataccattataaaaaaaattctctgcACTCTTGCAGTGGTCGACATGGATTTGTGGTGGCAATAACAGGCATTGAAAACATCGGGAAAGGATTGATCCGAGATGGGACTGGATTCGTGACGTTTCCAGTCAAGTACCAATGTGTCGTGTTTAGGCCATTTAAGGGAGAAATTCTAGAAGCTGTTGTTACCATGGTAAATAAGGTATATGTTTCTCTCTTACCAGCAAGTTTTTCGGGGATCATATTTTCAACCTCTTGTGGATTACTGTGCTGTagaaaatatctaaatatacTCCGATTTTTACAGATGGGATTTTTTGCTGAAGCGGGGCCAGTTCAAATCTTTGTTTCAAACCATGTaagttttacatttttatttgattttgataccTCTTTAAAGTTTGCAAGGGTTTTAACCATTGCTTTCTGTTATTGCTTTGTTTGCTTAATATATTCTATATGTTCTCCATCTGTTATTTTCACTGTACCAATTGTATATCCACATCAATAATTGGATGTAGAATGCATGCGCTTTTGTTCTTTGGACGGAAGAAAATTGAAACTACCATCTTGTTATCCATGGTCACTGTCTGGCCCAGTTGACTATAGCTCATTGTTCTTTTGGAAGCCAAAATGAGAGAAACATGGGATTTGTCTTTTCCAAATCCTTACGTTCCATTTGCTTAGTAATCAAAGATCATGTTTGGTTGAAGAATTGGGATGGAAGACAATATTTAGTTATGGAATATTGTCTTTGGTATTCTGCTTTCTGATCTGTCCCTCACCGTAGACTAAATTCtagaattcttttcttttgcacttcATGTGATAAGCAGAACggatgttttcatgaaaaattgaaGTATTGCTAAAAGTTGACATTTTGAAACAAAGCTGCTTTTTGGttgtcacttattttttttatcttgctttGTTGATACATATTCTAATTGCATGATAGCAAACTTCTATTATGCTGTAAGCTTTTCCATCTTGCTTATTTATGTTTGGTTTTCTTTCAAGCCTGTGTATTTTCTTGCATCCCTGTATATCTAATGCATATACATTTGTGAACTGTGGTTGTAGTCCCCATCTCCCTACTTATGAACTTGCCTTCTCATTTTGTGTTTCAGTTGATACCGGATGATATGGAGTTCCAGACTGGAGATATGCCAAACTATACAACTTCAGATGGATCGGTATGCTATAATTTCAGCTAATTATTTAAAGAAGTTTAGCTTTTATTATCTACATAACAAAGCTCAAATCAATATCTTGAACTTCTTCCAGGTTAAGATTCAAAAGGATAGTGAAGTGCGATTGAAGATCATCGGAACGCGTGTTGATGCCACAGAAATTGTATGTGCTTTAAACCTCTTCTGTTTGCTCTTTGCTAACTTACAATggttatttcttcttttcagcCATAGCTTCAATACCATTTCTGTTTGCATATTAGCCATTACAGGATACATATTCTTTAGTGACAAAATCATTAAAGAAATATGGAGTGTTGCTGTCACATAAAGTTCCAGATTTCTACCCTTTTTTtgtcttgatattaaaattgaacCTACCTCCGATCCAGTGGTTAATGACAACAATCATCACAAGATTTAGGTTTTGTTAGTGTGTCTGCGCTTCTCACCCGGGGTGGGGGGATTGTGGGCACCTTCTGAATTGGTTCTTGTGATCAAGGCAAATAGTAACCAAGGGCAGTGCTAGGGATTTGGTGAACCGCAAAAACTACTCTTGGTTAAGATTTAGAATGGAAACTGAAGTAGCTGAAGAAGGGACTCTCcctctgtgtgtgtgtctgGGTTTATCTTAATAGTCTCTCGTGCTACATTTCTACAACCATTAAATAGGTCCAAATTTTCAGAAAGAGAAATTGGGCCCAAACCATTAAAGAAAAACTGCCAGttcaaattttatgaatttctttgtaagatttttgagttttatcttttataaatgtgataagaattttattttcatgaacttGCCAGCTCATTCCAACTCCGCTTTATAGTTCTATATTCCTCTGTCAATGAAATCTGACTAATAGATATTCATGAGTGAGAATTGCAAGTAATAAGAACTTAGAGTTATAAAGTCAGTCATCTAAACTGTGAAACTAAATGATGTCTTCTTATTAATAACCATCTTTTGGTGTTCTAGCTATAGGTGATAATTCTGCAGTATCCTTGTAAACTTACTTTAATTCTTTAGATAAACAATATGCTTTTATAAGCTATAAGCTATAAGCTATAGGTAATgtagtatattttttaagtggAGGTGTACAAGTGTGTTTTGCTTGTGTTCTGTTTCTTTTCACCAGGGATTGTTCAATAGGGGTGTTGGGTATTATGGTGAAGTGTGAACTCTGAAAGGACTATCGGAAGCCTTGTatccacaagaaaaaaaacattatcttttgTACTAGGAGTGATTACTTCTGAGAATCAGTCAACGGTAAAATGGGAGAGCTTTTGGCTGGGGCTTGTAATGGTGCATATTGTATATATCTGAAAAAGGGAATGAGAGTGTGCCATTGTAACATCACCTCTTGTCAGTAAATG is a window encoding:
- the LOC7491348 gene encoding DNA-directed RNA polymerase II subunit RPB7; the protein is MFFHIVLERNMQLHPRFFGRNLRENIVSKLMKDVEGTCSGRHGFVVAITGIENIGKGLIRDGTGFVTFPVKYQCVVFRPFKGEILEAVVTMVNKMGFFAEAGPVQIFVSNHLIPDDMEFQTGDMPNYTTSDGSVKIQKDSEVRLKIIGTRVDATEIFCIGTIKDDFLGVINDPANA